In Gossypium raimondii isolate GPD5lz chromosome 12, ASM2569854v1, whole genome shotgun sequence, a single window of DNA contains:
- the LOC105764450 gene encoding ACT domain-containing protein ACR4 isoform X1, with the protein MFPRGPCLGLTTQEMNMSFSHDMDDEYEKFIRRMNPPRVVIDNESCKNATVIRVDSANRHGILLEVVQILTDINLIITKAYISSDGNWFMDVFNVTDQGGNKILDEGILDYIRKSLGPESCFMPSIRSVGVKQSMDHTAIELTGSDRPGLLSEVSAVLRHLKCNVVNAEVWTHNTRAAAVMQVTDEETETAITDPERLSRIKSLLCNVLKGSNKSSLAKTVVSHSVTHTERRLHQMMFADRDYERTGGDVLDHRQRPNVDVVNWHDKDYSVVTIRCKDRPKLLFDTVCTLTDMDYVVFHANIDTLGPDSYQEYYIRHLDGSPVKSDAERQRVTQCLEAAIERRVSEGLKLELCTTDRVGLLSDVTRIFRENSLTVTRAEVTTKAGKAVNTFYVRDASGYPVDVKTIDSIRQVLGQTILKVKGNPDDSKPVSQESPTRFLFGGLFKSKSFVNFSLVRSYS; encoded by the exons ATGTTTCCAAGAGGTCCTTGTTTAGGTCTTACCACCCAAG aGATGAATATGAGCTTTTCTCATGACATGGATGATGAATATGAGAAATTCATTAGAAGAATGAATCCACCCAG GGTTGTGATTGACAATGAATCCTGCAAAAATGCAACTGTGATAAGG GTTGATAGTGCAAACAGACATGGAATCCTTCTTGAAGTTGTTCAAATCCTTACTGatattaatcttattattaCTAAAGCTTACATATCTTCTGATGGCAATTGGTTCATGGATG TTTTTAATGTTACTGATCAAGGCGGAAACAAGATCCTAGATGAAGGGATTCTAGATTATATAAGGAAG TCTCTAGGACCAGAATCTTGTTTCATGCCTTCAATAAGATCAGTTGGGGTGAAGCAATCAATGGATCACACTGCGATCGAGTTGACAGGAAGTGACAGACCAGGATTGCTGTCTGAAGTGAGTGCTGTCCTAAGGCATCTTAAATGCAATGTAGTAAATGCTGAAGTTTGGACACATAACACTCGTGCTGCCGCTGTGATGCAAGTGACTGATGAGGAAACAGAAACTGCAATTACTGACCCGGAAAGGCTATCCAGGATAAAGTCACTTCTTTGCAATGTTCTTAAGGGAAGCAACAAATCAAGTTTAGCCAAAACTGTTGTCTCTCATTCAGTCACACATACCGAGAGAAGGCTTCACCAGATGATGTTTGCTGATAGGGATTATGAACGAACTGGGGGCGATGTCTTGGACCACAGACAAAGGCCAAATGTTGATGTTGTTAATTGGCATGATAAGGACTATTCAGTGGTTACCATTAGGTGCAAAGATAGGCCGAAACTTCTCTTCGATACTGTTTGCACCTTGACAGATATGGACTATGTAGTATTTCACGCAAATATTGATACTTTGGGGCCAGATTCTTATCAG GAATATTACATTCGACATTTAGACGGATCCCCAGTGAAATCTGATGCAGAGAGACAAAGGGTAACCCAATGTCTTGAAGCAGCGATCGAGAGAAGAGTATCTGAG GGTTTGAAGCTAGAACTTTGCACAACAGACAGAGTGGGATTGCTGTCTGATGTAACTCGGATCTTCCGAGAGAACAGCCTGACAGTCACCCGAGCAGAAGTGACAACAAAAGCAGGCAAAGCTGTGAACACGTTCTATGTTCGTGACGCATCAGGCTATCCTGTAGATGTTAAGACCATAGATTCTATCAGACAAGTTCTTGGCCAGACCATTCTAAAAGTTAAAGGTAACCCTGACGACAGTAAACCAGTTTCCCAGGAATCTCCAACCAGGTTCCTTTTTGGTGGtctcttcaaatcaaaatcttttGTCAACTTCAGCTTGGTTAGGTCTTATTCTTAg
- the LOC105764450 gene encoding ACT domain-containing protein ACR4 isoform X2: MDVFNVTDQGGNKILDEGILDYIRKSLGPESCFMPSIRSVGVKQSMDHTAIELTGSDRPGLLSEVSAVLRHLKCNVVNAEVWTHNTRAAAVMQVTDEETETAITDPERLSRIKSLLCNVLKGSNKSSLAKTVVSHSVTHTERRLHQMMFADRDYERTGGDVLDHRQRPNVDVVNWHDKDYSVVTIRCKDRPKLLFDTVCTLTDMDYVVFHANIDTLGPDSYQEYYIRHLDGSPVKSDAERQRVTQCLEAAIERRVSEGLKLELCTTDRVGLLSDVTRIFRENSLTVTRAEVTTKAGKAVNTFYVRDASGYPVDVKTIDSIRQVLGQTILKVKGNPDDSKPVSQESPTRFLFGGLFKSKSFVNFSLVRSYS; encoded by the exons ATGGATG TTTTTAATGTTACTGATCAAGGCGGAAACAAGATCCTAGATGAAGGGATTCTAGATTATATAAGGAAG TCTCTAGGACCAGAATCTTGTTTCATGCCTTCAATAAGATCAGTTGGGGTGAAGCAATCAATGGATCACACTGCGATCGAGTTGACAGGAAGTGACAGACCAGGATTGCTGTCTGAAGTGAGTGCTGTCCTAAGGCATCTTAAATGCAATGTAGTAAATGCTGAAGTTTGGACACATAACACTCGTGCTGCCGCTGTGATGCAAGTGACTGATGAGGAAACAGAAACTGCAATTACTGACCCGGAAAGGCTATCCAGGATAAAGTCACTTCTTTGCAATGTTCTTAAGGGAAGCAACAAATCAAGTTTAGCCAAAACTGTTGTCTCTCATTCAGTCACACATACCGAGAGAAGGCTTCACCAGATGATGTTTGCTGATAGGGATTATGAACGAACTGGGGGCGATGTCTTGGACCACAGACAAAGGCCAAATGTTGATGTTGTTAATTGGCATGATAAGGACTATTCAGTGGTTACCATTAGGTGCAAAGATAGGCCGAAACTTCTCTTCGATACTGTTTGCACCTTGACAGATATGGACTATGTAGTATTTCACGCAAATATTGATACTTTGGGGCCAGATTCTTATCAG GAATATTACATTCGACATTTAGACGGATCCCCAGTGAAATCTGATGCAGAGAGACAAAGGGTAACCCAATGTCTTGAAGCAGCGATCGAGAGAAGAGTATCTGAG GGTTTGAAGCTAGAACTTTGCACAACAGACAGAGTGGGATTGCTGTCTGATGTAACTCGGATCTTCCGAGAGAACAGCCTGACAGTCACCCGAGCAGAAGTGACAACAAAAGCAGGCAAAGCTGTGAACACGTTCTATGTTCGTGACGCATCAGGCTATCCTGTAGATGTTAAGACCATAGATTCTATCAGACAAGTTCTTGGCCAGACCATTCTAAAAGTTAAAGGTAACCCTGACGACAGTAAACCAGTTTCCCAGGAATCTCCAACCAGGTTCCTTTTTGGTGGtctcttcaaatcaaaatcttttGTCAACTTCAGCTTGGTTAGGTCTTATTCTTAg